A portion of the Ralstonia nicotianae genome contains these proteins:
- a CDS encoding putative hemolysin, with protein sequence MNRAVCSAGAAGQGGRVAARGPALALAMAMGLGLAACSSPMPPWEPPRTTIRPAPQPHAVSPSPAMAQPVRPAPSPIAPDAPALPQESARAGTANPASTYCLQRGGQLEFSTRSGGGEVGICVSPGGDECEEWAFLRGSCTW encoded by the coding sequence ATGAATCGCGCAGTCTGTTCGGCGGGCGCTGCCGGACAAGGCGGGCGGGTTGCCGCCAGGGGCCCGGCGCTGGCGCTTGCCATGGCGATGGGATTGGGCCTGGCGGCCTGCTCCTCGCCGATGCCGCCGTGGGAGCCGCCCCGCACGACGATACGGCCTGCGCCGCAGCCGCACGCCGTATCGCCGTCGCCCGCCATGGCGCAGCCGGTCCGGCCCGCGCCGTCGCCGATTGCCCCCGATGCGCCTGCATTGCCGCAGGAGTCCGCGCGAGCCGGCACGGCGAATCCGGCGTCGACCTATTGCCTGCAGCGCGGCGGCCAACTCGAATTCTCGACCCGATCGGGCGGGGGCGAGGTGGGCATCTGCGTGAGCCCGGGCGGGGACGAGTGCGAGGAGTGGGCGTTCCTGCGCGGCAGCTGCACGTGGTAA